A single genomic interval of uncultured Desulfobulbus sp. harbors:
- a CDS encoding F0F1 ATP synthase subunit epsilon, which translates to MAQIQLEVVTPSGAVVSEEVDIVTAPGVGGEFGVLANHAPFLSTIKTGTLSFKKDRAAKFLMVTGGFTEVSNNKITFLVESAEFGNDIDVERALRAKERAEKRLTQAQQSTEKINRVRAEAALQRAMARIRTAEMSRG; encoded by the coding sequence ATGGCGCAAATTCAATTAGAAGTTGTTACCCCAAGCGGAGCGGTTGTCAGTGAGGAAGTAGATATCGTCACTGCGCCCGGTGTGGGTGGTGAGTTTGGTGTACTTGCCAATCATGCTCCTTTTTTGAGTACCATTAAAACCGGCACACTGAGCTTTAAGAAAGATCGTGCTGCCAAATTCCTGATGGTTACCGGCGGTTTTACCGAGGTATCCAACAACAAAATCACTTTCCTTGTTGAAAGTGCTGAGTTTGGCAACGATATCGACGTTGAGCGTGCCCTGCGGGCCAAGGAACGAGCTGAGAAACGTTTGACCCAGGCCCAGCAAAGCACCGAGAAAATCAATCGGGTACGAGCTGAAGCCGCATTGCAACGGGCTATGGCTCGAATCAGAACCGCAGAGATGTCCCGCGGCTGA
- a CDS encoding N-acetylmuramoyl-L-alanine amidase, with the protein MNLNKSLVMHAVNQRISVRRCSPLLYLLIVCLWFCLPPNPLCARTTVTHHLAIKEQAGLISPQVRYETNKANLTKLLTNTPANKNRSNWLIIAGVFGDLAKQEHKGELGPSSLFMQARTYQIMYDRFHLEEDAKSARKIYLQLADLYPGSTLSDDALYKAALLGENAGEKLPSAKSLLEKLVLQYPQSDYAHLAQQQLKEPQREQPSPTPPPSTTEPSHPTPSIAKGTPPVNYSQVGQSKFWISERYSRVVISAVPQTPYIVQQKNNSLVVDFKNSTIDPQFCRVQQFDQGLLQRVETDHPQAGTVHLQFDFHALTDYKVFTLNDPFRVILDVYGAESAASPSPLAAPSTTSAPAKQIETLPPPTLSDHKKRAISGQSPRIKRQQERLSLAQQLGLGVKTIVIDPGHGGKDPGAMAFGLKEKDITLGIAKKLARLLTTTHHYQVVLTRSKDVYIPLEKRTAMANAKKADLFISIHVNAHPDTAQNGIETYFLNLATDADAMRVAALENASSTHSIGELQDILNSLMNNSKIDESSRLARFVQTNLINGLTKPYKPRDLGVKQAPFYVLIGAEMPAILAELSFITNGKEAALLKNDAHLEKLAQKLADGIVAYIDHHRAGVRMY; encoded by the coding sequence TTGAACCTTAACAAAAGTCTCGTCATGCATGCCGTCAACCAGAGAATTTCGGTCCGCCGCTGTTCTCCCCTTCTATATCTCCTTATCGTCTGTCTGTGGTTCTGCCTGCCGCCGAACCCTCTCTGTGCACGCACAACCGTCACCCACCACCTCGCGATCAAAGAACAGGCTGGACTGATATCGCCGCAAGTCCGCTACGAAACCAACAAGGCCAACCTGACAAAACTTCTGACAAATACCCCGGCTAACAAAAACCGAAGCAACTGGCTGATCATCGCCGGTGTTTTCGGCGATCTGGCCAAGCAGGAGCACAAAGGCGAACTTGGTCCATCGAGCCTGTTTATGCAGGCCCGAACCTATCAAATCATGTATGACCGGTTCCACCTGGAGGAAGATGCGAAATCCGCACGAAAAATTTATCTGCAACTTGCGGATCTCTATCCGGGCAGCACTCTCAGCGACGATGCACTCTACAAGGCGGCCCTCCTTGGTGAAAATGCAGGAGAAAAACTGCCGTCTGCGAAAAGTCTGCTTGAAAAACTCGTACTGCAATATCCCCAGAGCGACTACGCGCACCTCGCACAACAGCAGTTGAAGGAACCTCAAAGGGAGCAACCGTCCCCGACGCCGCCCCCGTCAACGACAGAGCCGAGCCATCCTACGCCCTCCATTGCAAAAGGTACTCCCCCCGTCAACTATTCCCAGGTTGGTCAAAGTAAATTTTGGATATCCGAAAGATACAGCCGGGTTGTTATCAGTGCAGTACCTCAAACTCCCTACATTGTGCAGCAAAAGAACAATTCCCTGGTGGTCGATTTTAAAAACAGCACCATTGACCCCCAATTTTGCCGAGTACAGCAGTTTGACCAAGGATTGCTCCAACGCGTTGAGACAGATCATCCCCAAGCGGGGACAGTGCACCTCCAATTTGATTTTCACGCCCTGACCGACTACAAGGTCTTTACCCTCAATGATCCATTCCGGGTAATTCTCGATGTGTATGGCGCAGAAAGCGCCGCTTCGCCCTCACCCCTTGCAGCCCCTTCGACAACGAGCGCACCTGCCAAGCAAATCGAAACGCTGCCTCCTCCCACGCTCAGCGATCATAAAAAACGTGCAATTTCCGGCCAATCTCCACGGATCAAGAGACAACAGGAACGACTCTCTCTGGCGCAACAACTGGGATTAGGGGTTAAAACCATAGTCATTGATCCGGGGCATGGCGGTAAAGACCCAGGAGCCATGGCCTTTGGTCTCAAAGAAAAAGATATCACCCTAGGCATCGCCAAGAAGCTCGCCAGACTGTTAACCACTACCCATCATTACCAGGTGGTCCTGACAAGGTCCAAAGACGTCTACATCCCCCTGGAAAAACGGACTGCCATGGCCAATGCCAAAAAGGCCGACTTATTCATATCCATTCACGTCAATGCACATCCCGATACAGCGCAAAACGGGATTGAAACATATTTCCTCAACCTGGCAACCGATGCGGATGCCATGCGGGTAGCGGCCCTTGAAAACGCCTCCTCAACCCACAGCATCGGGGAGTTGCAGGATATTCTCAACTCTTTGATGAACAATTCGAAAATCGACGAATCCTCGCGATTAGCGCGGTTCGTCCAAACGAACTTGATCAATGGCCTCACCAAGCCGTACAAACCACGTGATCTGGGGGTCAAGCAAGCCCCCTTTTATGTCCTTATCGGAGCTGAGATGCCGGCTATTCTTGCAGAGCTTTCGTTCATCACCAATGGCAAAGAAGCTGCTCTTTTGAAAAATGATGCACACCTGGAAAAGCTGGCGCAAAAACTGGCCGATGGCATTGTCGCCTATATTGACCATCATCGGGCAGGGGTCCGAATGTATTGA
- the mutS gene encoding DNA mismatch repair protein MutS gives MSAPKMTPMLQQYLEIKEQYPGTILFYRMGDFYEMFFEDAEVASKTLGITLTSRSHKDDANKIPMCGVPFHAVTGYLGKMVKAGYRVAICEQVEDPKAAKGIVKREVIRVVSPGVTTEDQLLDAKTDCYVSALVLQKHSAKELLAGLAVVDVSTGRFQLTEISFPPGTPSALIDTFTRLRPAELLIPHSEVESLAALTDQLTAELGQLCLTPRPDFHFAAETATTTLNEHFRTANLAGFGCDHMSAAINAAGGLLQYLHETQKSDLAHIKQLSPLHQSGYLIIDDSSRRNLELTETLVGGQRQGSLLAALDLTATPMGARLLRRWLLFPLQDRSLIESRLDSVAELIHNTEIRKSLQILLAAVYDIERLCSRLVLGHGNARDMSAIKTSLAQLPELFRLLQSCSSSLLCEMVLSFDVLEDLHALIDAAIRDDAPITLREGGLICEGYNEELDHLLLLLRDGKKMILDLENRERERSGIGKLKVGYNKVFGYYFEISRAQAVELPDYFIRKQTLVNAERFITPELKELENEIITAQDRRLELEYALFAEVRDQLTRQDQRLLHTAELLAGLDVLTSFAELAVRHRYCRPEINQDRSLTIIEGRHPVIERSLPPGRFVPNDVHLDQEQQEVLIITGPNMAGKSTVLRQTALIVLMAHIGSFVPAESAQLCLVDRIFTRVGAMDDLRRGQSTFMVEMNETANILNNATTNSLVILDEIGRGTSTYDGLAIAWAVAEELAQKDDLGVKTLFATHYHELTDLAATSEKIKNYSIAVKEWNDTIIFLHKLVKGATGRSYGIQVASLAGVPRKVIDRAYEILKNIELGEFTPQGEPKFAPSPSRPKKHPKQLPLFTAPASPVDDFLRNIHPDDLTPKQALELLYQAVDLVQKSQR, from the coding sequence ATGAGTGCACCCAAAATGACCCCCATGCTCCAGCAGTATCTGGAGATTAAGGAACAGTACCCAGGCACCATCCTCTTTTACCGGATGGGCGATTTTTACGAGATGTTCTTTGAGGATGCGGAAGTTGCCTCCAAAACTCTCGGGATCACCCTCACCTCCCGCAGCCACAAGGACGATGCCAACAAGATTCCGATGTGCGGTGTGCCCTTTCATGCGGTCACCGGTTATCTGGGCAAGATGGTCAAGGCTGGTTACCGGGTGGCTATCTGTGAGCAGGTTGAGGATCCAAAGGCCGCCAAAGGCATTGTCAAGCGGGAGGTCATTCGCGTTGTTTCTCCAGGTGTCACCACCGAGGATCAACTGCTCGATGCCAAGACCGACTGTTACGTCAGCGCCCTGGTGCTGCAAAAACATTCCGCCAAAGAACTCCTGGCCGGACTGGCCGTTGTCGATGTGTCCACCGGCCGGTTTCAACTCACCGAAATCAGCTTTCCCCCTGGAACCCCATCCGCCCTGATTGATACCTTTACCCGTTTGCGCCCGGCGGAGTTACTGATTCCGCACTCCGAGGTGGAGAGTCTGGCAGCCTTGACCGATCAACTGACCGCCGAGCTTGGTCAGCTCTGCCTCACGCCGCGTCCGGATTTTCACTTTGCCGCGGAAACTGCCACCACCACCCTCAACGAGCATTTCCGCACCGCCAATCTAGCGGGCTTCGGCTGCGACCACATGAGCGCCGCAATCAATGCGGCCGGCGGGCTGCTGCAGTACCTGCACGAGACCCAGAAATCGGACTTGGCTCATATCAAACAGCTCTCTCCCCTCCATCAGAGCGGATATCTGATCATCGACGACTCCTCCCGCCGTAATCTCGAACTGACCGAAACCCTGGTCGGCGGACAACGCCAGGGCTCACTGCTTGCCGCCCTCGACTTGACCGCAACGCCGATGGGTGCCCGTCTCCTGCGCCGTTGGCTCCTTTTTCCCCTGCAGGACCGGAGTCTCATCGAGTCCCGCCTCGACAGCGTGGCGGAACTGATCCACAACACCGAGATCCGCAAAAGTCTGCAGATCCTGCTCGCCGCGGTCTACGACATCGAGCGGCTCTGCAGCAGGCTTGTACTTGGCCATGGAAATGCACGTGACATGAGTGCGATCAAGACCTCCTTGGCCCAGCTGCCCGAGCTGTTCCGGTTGCTGCAGTCGTGCAGCTCTTCACTGCTCTGCGAAATGGTCCTGTCCTTTGATGTGCTTGAAGATCTGCACGCCCTGATCGATGCGGCCATCCGCGATGATGCGCCCATCACCCTTCGTGAAGGGGGGCTCATCTGCGAGGGCTACAACGAGGAGCTCGACCATCTGCTTCTGCTGCTTCGCGACGGCAAAAAAATGATTCTCGATCTGGAAAACCGGGAACGGGAACGCTCCGGCATCGGTAAACTGAAAGTCGGCTACAACAAGGTCTTTGGCTACTATTTCGAGATCAGCCGTGCTCAGGCGGTGGAGTTACCTGACTATTTCATTCGCAAGCAGACCCTGGTCAATGCCGAGCGATTTATCACCCCGGAACTCAAGGAACTGGAAAACGAGATCATCACCGCCCAGGACCGGCGGCTTGAGTTGGAGTACGCGCTGTTTGCTGAGGTGCGTGACCAACTCACCAGGCAGGATCAACGATTGCTGCATACGGCAGAGCTTTTAGCAGGCCTTGATGTATTGACCAGTTTTGCCGAACTCGCGGTCCGCCATCGCTACTGCCGCCCCGAAATCAACCAGGATCGCAGCCTGACCATCATCGAAGGACGCCATCCGGTCATTGAGCGCAGCCTGCCGCCCGGCCGTTTCGTCCCCAACGACGTCCACCTTGACCAGGAACAGCAGGAGGTCCTCATCATCACCGGACCGAACATGGCCGGGAAATCCACGGTGCTGCGGCAAACCGCACTCATCGTGCTCATGGCCCATATCGGCAGCTTTGTCCCGGCGGAATCAGCGCAGCTCTGTCTCGTCGACCGCATATTCACCCGCGTGGGCGCCATGGACGACCTGAGGCGCGGCCAGTCCACCTTCATGGTGGAGATGAACGAAACCGCCAATATTCTCAACAATGCCACGACCAACAGCCTGGTCATTCTCGACGAGATCGGCCGAGGGACCTCCACCTATGACGGTTTGGCCATTGCCTGGGCGGTTGCCGAAGAGTTGGCGCAGAAAGACGATCTGGGGGTGAAGACGCTCTTTGCCACCCACTATCACGAGTTGACCGATCTGGCTGCCACCAGCGAAAAGATCAAAAATTATTCCATTGCAGTCAAGGAGTGGAACGATACGATTATCTTCCTCCATAAACTGGTCAAGGGGGCAACCGGACGAAGTTATGGTATCCAGGTTGCATCTTTGGCCGGCGTACCCCGCAAGGTGATTGACCGGGCCTATGAAATCCTGAAAAATATTGAACTCGGTGAATTTACGCCGCAGGGTGAGCCAAAATTCGCGCCATCCCCATCCCGCCCCAAAAAGCACCCCAAACAACTGCCTCTGTTTACGGCTCCGGCCTCTCCAGTGGATGATTTTCTGCGCAACATCCATCCCGATGATCTCACGCCCAAACAGGCTTTGGAACTCCTCTACCAGGCGGTGGACCTGGTACAGAAATCACAGCGATAG
- a CDS encoding HIT domain-containing protein: MKTLWTPWRMEHVSGKAPKFSGCLFEPPGETSSCKEHLLLFRDELAVILLNRFPYANGHLLLAPRRHVAELTELTPAEQLRLMDLLSSSCTIIRRHLHAQGINVGLNLGTVAGAGIADHLHFHLVPRWQDDHNFITVCAELRTIPQHIEATFDLLLDDFQQLLTRPSP, from the coding sequence ATGAAAACCCTGTGGACGCCCTGGCGCATGGAACATGTCAGTGGTAAGGCCCCGAAATTTTCGGGCTGCCTGTTTGAGCCGCCTGGCGAGACCTCTTCTTGCAAGGAACACCTGCTCCTGTTTCGCGACGAGTTGGCCGTGATCCTCCTCAACCGCTTCCCCTACGCCAACGGCCACCTTCTGCTCGCCCCGCGCCGCCATGTAGCCGAGCTCACCGAGCTCACCCCGGCGGAACAGCTGCGGTTGATGGACCTGCTCTCCAGCAGTTGCACCATCATTCGCCGCCATCTTCATGCCCAGGGGATCAACGTTGGCCTCAATCTGGGCACGGTTGCCGGTGCGGGAATAGCCGATCACCTTCATTTTCACCTGGTACCCCGCTGGCAGGATGACCACAACTTCATCACCGTCTGCGCCGAACTCCGCACCATTCCCCAGCATATCGAAGCGACCTTTGATCTGCTGCTTGACGACTTTCAACAACTCCTCACTCGACCTTCCCCATGA
- a CDS encoding metallophosphoesterase family protein — MIIRAGILSDTHLVHPDSRFKKQVRHCFHGCDVIIHAGDLTNPSILDIFAGVEVVAVHGNMCGEPVRRLYPARQLFNIGRFTIGLTHGAGLGMDIESALFDLFPEADCMIYGHTHRACMHHYGQVLMLNPGSFQATSRYGAPGTYAILEAGEELKASIHEIPHLL, encoded by the coding sequence ATGATTATCAGAGCAGGCATTCTTTCCGATACCCACCTCGTTCATCCCGACAGCCGATTTAAAAAGCAGGTCCGTCACTGCTTTCACGGATGCGATGTGATCATCCATGCCGGTGACCTGACCAATCCCTCCATTCTCGATATTTTCGCAGGGGTAGAGGTCGTTGCCGTTCATGGCAATATGTGCGGCGAACCGGTGCGCCGACTGTATCCTGCACGGCAACTCTTCAACATCGGCCGCTTCACCATTGGCCTGACCCATGGCGCTGGGCTTGGCATGGACATCGAGTCTGCCCTGTTTGACCTTTTTCCAGAGGCCGACTGCATGATCTACGGCCACACCCATCGGGCCTGCATGCACCACTACGGCCAGGTGCTCATGCTCAACCCGGGAAGCTTTCAGGCAACCAGCCGCTATGGAGCCCCGGGAACCTATGCCATTCTCGAGGCCGGTGAAGAACTCAAGGCATCCATCCACGAAATCCCCCATCTCCTATGA
- the efp gene encoding elongation factor P, translated as MYTASDLRKGLKIQIDGEPYIITEFDFSKPGKGQALYRTKMRNMITGVQFSNTYRSNDKFDKPNLEERTMQFLYAQDEEFHFMDTTSYEQIFLTKEQLGDNLSFLIDNMEVEVLFFGDRPIDISLPTFVNLVVTVADPWAKGDTSGSDTKPVTVETGFQLQVPPFVEQGDKIQIDTRTGTYITRVKE; from the coding sequence ATGTATACAGCTTCAGATTTGCGCAAAGGGTTGAAAATTCAAATTGATGGTGAGCCGTACATCATTACCGAATTTGATTTTTCCAAGCCCGGTAAAGGGCAGGCCCTCTATCGTACCAAAATGCGCAACATGATCACCGGGGTGCAATTTTCCAACACCTACCGTTCCAACGATAAGTTTGACAAGCCCAATCTTGAAGAGCGGACCATGCAGTTCCTCTACGCCCAGGACGAGGAGTTTCATTTCATGGATACCACCTCCTACGAGCAGATATTCCTGACCAAGGAACAGTTGGGGGATAACCTCAGTTTCCTGATCGACAATATGGAGGTGGAGGTCCTGTTTTTTGGTGACCGCCCCATCGATATCAGCCTGCCAACCTTCGTCAACCTCGTGGTCACCGTTGCCGACCCCTGGGCCAAGGGAGATACCTCGGGGTCCGATACCAAACCTGTCACCGTGGAGACCGGCTTCCAACTGCAGGTGCCGCCCTTTGTCGAGCAGGGGGATAAAATTCAGATCGATACCCGAACCGGAACGTACATCACCCGCGTCAAAGAATAA